The following proteins are co-located in the Doryrhamphus excisus isolate RoL2022-K1 chromosome 3, RoL_Dexc_1.0, whole genome shotgun sequence genome:
- the LOC131126096 gene encoding ankyrin repeat and SOCS box protein 13-like yields the protein MAVTPARRSSLYDLGMWADRTALHEAASQGRALQVKQLIESEGSVNIVTVDNITPLHEACLQAHPHCARLLLEAGAQVDVRNIHGSTPLCNACSSGSLACVKLLLEYGAKVNPSLTALTASPLHEACIQGNAEIVRLMIASGAELEAYDVHFGPPLHIACAKAHLNCARELLLAGAKVNSRKFHETALHHAARLDKPDMIELLVDFGANVHSTDNLGKKPVEYATPASPVYTCLRFYESNPLSLQHLCRIAVRGILGTKASKVIGCWSERTEVHKAASLGQASQLQHLIHSGASVNIVAVDSITPLHEACLHGHTKCARLLLDAGAQVDARNVDGSTPLCDACSVGSLDCARLLLEYGAKVNPSLTSRTASPLHEACMGGNSDCVKLLIAVGACLEAYDLYYGTPLHVACANKHANCVKELLNAGANVNAARLHATPLHHAAKSMRVDMIEILVEFGANIYARDKHNKKPVDYPTPGSPAAVCLRSYEATPMSLQQLSRLAVRRKLGTKALNVIGHLQIPKLIISYLCYQ from the exons ATGGCTGTGACACCGGCACGAAGGTCGTCTTTGTACgatttag GCATGTGGGCGGACCGGACTGCCCTCCATGAAGCCGCATCACAGGGTAGGGCTTTGCAGGTGAAACAGTTGATAGAAAGTGAGGGATCGGTCAACATCGTGACGGTGGACAACATCACTCCTCTGCACGAAGCCTGCTTGCAAGCGCATCCGCATTGTGCACGACTGCTGCTGGAAGCCGGAGCACAG GTGGATGTGCGGAATATCCACGGGAGCACTCCCCTCTGCAACGCCTGCTCTTCTGGCAGTTTGGCATGCGTCAAGCTGCTGTTGGAATACGGGGCCAAAGTCAACCCGTCACTCACTGCTTTGACCGCGTCGCCCCTGCACGAGGCCTGCATTCAAG GTAATGCCGAAATAGTCAGGTTGATGATAGCCAGCGGCGCTGAGCTGGAGGCATATGATGTTCACTTCGGTCCACCTTTGCACATCGCCTGTGCAAAAGCGCACTTGAACTGTGCCAGGGAACTACTGCTTGCAG GTGCCAAAGTGAACTCCAGGAAGTTTCACGAAACAGCCTTGCACCACGCGGCTCGACTCGACAAACCGGACATGATCGAGCTCCTGGTGGATTTCGGAGCCAACGTGCACAGCACTGACAACCTGGGGAAAAAGCCGGTGGAGTACGCAACCCCTGCCTCTCCCGTGTACACCTGCCTCAGGTTTTATGAAA GTAACCCTCTGAGCCTTCAGCACCTTTGTAGAATTGCTGTGAGGGGGATTCTTGGTACCAAGGCCTCAAAGGTCATAG GCTGCTGGTCAGAGAGAACAGAGGTCCACAAGGCAGCATCACTGGGTCAGGCTTCTCAGCTGCAGCATCTCATCCACAGCGGAGCGTCTGTCAATATTGTAGCCGTGGACTCCATCACACCTCTGCACGAGGCCTGCCTTCATGGACACACCAAGTGTGCCCGTCTGCTACTGGATGCGGGAGCACAG GTGGATGCAAGGAACGTGGATGGCAGCACCCCCCTTTGTGATGCCTGTTCTGTTGGCAGTTTGGACTGTGCGAGACTCTTACTGGAGTACGGTGCCAAGGTCAACCCTTCCCTGACATCCCGCACTGCCTCACCCCTCCACGAGGCCTGCATGGGAG GAAACTCTGACTGTGTGAAGCTTCTGATTGCCGTGGGTGCTTGTCTAGAGGCATATGACCTTTACTACGGGACACCACTGCATGTAGCTTGTGCCAACAAACACGCAAACTGCGTTAAAGAGCTACTCAATGCAG GTGCCAACGTGAACGCTGCCCGGCTTCACGCGACGCCACTGCACCACGCTGCCAAAAGCATGCGAGTGGATATGATTGAGATACTTGTGGAATTTGGAGCCAACATTTATGCCAGAGATAAACATAACAAGAAACCTGTTGACTACCCGACACCAGGATCTCCTGCTGCAGTCTGCTTGCGGTCTTATGAGG CCACTCCCATGAGCCTGCAGCAACTCAGCAGGTTGGCAGTACGTAGGAAGCTGGGCACCAAGGCTCTGAACGTCATCGGTCACTTGCAGATACCAAAACTCATTATCAGCTACCTCTGCTATCAGTGA
- the LOC131126098 gene encoding rab GDP dissociation inhibitor beta-like: MNDEYDVIVLGTGLTECILSGIMSVKGKKVLHMDRNSYYGAESASITPLEDLYKRFNLPGKPPESMGKGRDWNVDLVPKFLMAYGQLVRMLLITQVTRYLDFKVIEGSFVYKGGKIYKVPSTETEALASSLMGLFEKRRFKKFLVFITNFDENDPKTLEGIDPNKTTMRAIFEKFSLGKDVIDFTGHSLALYRTDDYLDQPCIDAVRRIKLYSESLARYGKSPYLYPLYGLGELPQGFARLSAIYGGTYMLNKPIEEIVMENGKVVGVKSEGEIARCKQLICDPSYFMDRATKVGQVIRVICILSHPICNTGDVNSCQIIIPQNQVNRKHDIYVCMISFDHNVAAKGKYIAIVSTTVETKDPEKEIKPALDLLEPIEQKFVSISDQFAPTDMGNESQVFISRSYDATTHFETTCDDIKDIYRRMTGSDFDFAEMERGKKDIYGDAAE, encoded by the exons CTACACATGGACCGCAACTCATATTACGGTGCAGAGAGTGCCTCCATCACACCTTTGGAAGAT CTCTACAAACGCTTCAACCTTCCTGGCAAACCTCCCGAGTCAATGGGAAAAGGCCGGGACTGGAACGTGGACCTCGTCCCCAAATTCCTAATGGCCTATG GTCAACTGGTCCGCATGCTGCTGATCACCCAGGTGACCCGTTATCTGGATTTCAAAGTGATTGAGGGCAGCTTTGTGTACAAGGGAGGCAAAATCTATAAAGTTCCCTCCACGGAGACTGAGGCTCTGGCGTCCA GTCTGATGGGGCTGTTTGAGAAACGGCGCTTCAAAAAATTCCTTGTCTTCATTACCAACTTCGATGAAAACGATCCCAAGACTTTGGAGGGCATCGACCCCAACAAGACTACCATGAGGGCTATTTTTGAAAAGTTTAGCTTGGGCAAGGATGTCATAGACTTCACTGGCCACTCCCTCGCTCTCTACCGCACAGATGA tTACCTGGATCAGCCCTGCATTGACGCAGTACGGAGAATAAAGCTTTACAGTGAGTCTCTTGCCAGATATGGCAAGAGCCCATACCTCTACCCGCTGTATGGCTTGGGAGAACTGCCACAAGGATTTGCCAG GCTGAGTGCCATCTACGGTGGGACATACATGTTAAACAAGCCTATCGAGGAGATAGTAATGGAAAATGGGAAGGTGGTGGGAGTCAAATCTGAAGGGGAG ATCGCCAGGTGCAAGCAATTGATTTGTGACCCCAGCTACTTTATGGATCGTGCCACCAAAGTGGGACAGGTGATCAGGGTCATCTGCATCTTGAGTCACCCCATCTGCAACACCGGTGACGTCAACTCTTGCCAGATCATCATCCCTCAGAATCAGGTCAACAGGAAGCACG ACATCTATGTGTGTATGATCTCCTTTGATCACAACGTTGCAGCAAAGGGCAAATACATCGCCATTGTCAGCACGACAGTGGAGACAAAAGACCCCGAGAAAGAGATTAAGCCAGCCCTGGACCTACTGGAGCCCATCGAGCAGAAGTTTGTCAGCATCAGTGACCAGTTTGCCCCTACTGACATGGGCAATGAAAGCCAG GTCTTCATCTCCCGTTCATATGACGCCACAACCCACTTTGAGACCACCTGCGACGACATCAAGGATATCTACCGGAGGATGACTGGCTCGGACTTTGACTTTGCTGAAATGGAGCGTGGAAAGAAGGACATCTACGGCGACGCAGCAGAGTAG
- the LOC131126097 gene encoding uncharacterized protein LOC131126097, protein MVRTCCVIGCTNRSHDGRGRKMDNGLRFFTFPTWKKTQGPQVGEISKRRRMAWVAAVRRTDITFDRITPFMFVCSRHFYKGKPAYEMMENDPDWAPSLHMGYTEHKHNDGACSSQKSKPALWRGHIQDGQHETLDDAKARTPENEQFKEAVTQTVKEEQYEMVIQEIKEEEEQIECNVEGKEDAIHQVGDSIECDFCILRASEVNRLVEENRQLKRELDAFKMSDGFFGEDDDDKVEYYTGLPSVGSFTALFQFLLPLMPTQESGLSPFQVLLLTFTRLRLDMPTRHLSYMFSVATSTVDRTFKDTVSFLYAQLGRWITWPSRDTLQRATPRQFAEAFGGKGVVIVACLKMLAKKTLHQNERAVKYLIAMTPGGFVSFVSKGWHGVTSEKTMLEKSGFLNKLLPGDVILADFDSKKDSGLLCAEVQLPAFPNIHCRLADRNLDDMAQVRTLVEKVLVSICDKYKLLQVDVPVNMMLACDGEEVTFLDKIVTVCYALSNYCPTVV, encoded by the exons ATGGTTCGTACGTGTTGTGTTATAGGTTGCACAAACAGGTCGCACGATGGACGTGGTAGAAAAATGGACAACGGGTTGAGATTTTTCACCTTTCCCACTTGGAAAAAAACCCAGGGACCGCAGGTTGGGGAGATTTCAAAGCGGCGTCGTATGGCTTGGGTCGCTGCTGTCAGACGTACGGATATCACGTTCGACAGGATAACTCccttcatgtttgtttgttctcGACATTTTTATAAAG GGAAGCCGGCATATGAAATGATGGAGAATGACCCAGACTGGGCGCCATCGCTACATATGGGCTACACAGAGCACAAGCACAACGATGGTGCATGTTCCTCACAAAAAAGTAAGCCAGCGCTGTGGCGTGGCCACATCCAGGACGGACAACATGAGACTTTAGATGACGCTAAAGCACGGACGCCAGAGAATGAGCAATTTAAGGAGGCGGTAACCCAGACAGTCAAGGAGGAGCAGTATGAAATGGTCATACAGGAAataaaagaagaggaggagcagaTTGAGTGCAACGTGGAAGGCAAGGAAGACGCAATCCACCAGGTAGGCGACTCGATTGAATGCGACTTTTGCATCCTGAGGGCCTCGGAAGTTAACCGCCTTGTGGAAGAAAACAGACAACTCAAGCGCGAGCTTGACGCGTTCAAGATGTCAGATGGTTTCTTTGGTGAGGACGACGACGATAAAGTGGAATACTACACAGGTTTGCCCAGCGTGGGATCTTTCACGGCATTGTTCCAGTTTTTGTTACCTCTCATGCCAACACAAGAGAGCGGACTCAGTCCATTTCAAGTCCTCCTACTGACCTTCACACGCCTCCGTCTGGACATGCCGACCCGCCACCTCTCTTACATGTTCAGCGTGGCGACAAGCACAGTTGACAGAACTTTCAAAGACACCGTTTCATTTTTGTATGCACAGCTAGGACGTTGGATCACGTGGCCAAGTAGAGACACTTTGCAGAGAGCGACGCCTCGTCAGTTTGCAGAGGCCTTTGGTGGCAAAGGAGTCGTGATTGTGGCCTGTTTAAAAATGCTGGCTAAAAAAACACTGCATCAAAATGAACGTGCTGTAAAGTACTTAATTGCTATGACACCCGGTGGATTTGTTAGTTTTGTCTCAAAAGGCTGGCACGGCGTCACGAGTGAAAAGACAATGCTGGAGAAAAGTGGCTTTCTCAATAAGTTATTACCAGGTGATGTCATCTTAGCAGATTTTGACTCAAAGAAAGATAGTGGCTTGCTTTGTGCTGAGGTCCAACTCCCAGCCTTTCCCAACATCCATTGCCGGCTCGCTGACCGCAATTTAGACGACATGGCGCAAGTGAGGACGCTTGTTGAAAAGGTCCTTGTGAGTATCTGTGACAAGTATAAACTCCTACAGGTGGACGTCCCTGTCAACATGATGCTGGCATGTGATGGTGAAGAAGTAACGTTTTTGGATAAGATTGTCACTGTCTGTTATGCGCTGTCAAACTACTGTCCAACCGTAGTTTAA